AAATGCATGAACCCATCCCATTCATAGCcaactgtttttaaatttcttttcgatTTTCCCTGCTTGATTAAGGTAACCCTATATGACGTGATGTACAACCATATTTCGGAGTGGAAAACCACTCTTGGCACACATCAGTAGATCCTCAACAAGCATTTTCTCCTATTTGCTATTTAAAGCTGTTGGTGCACCCACCTTGTGTTTATACCTACTCCATAACTTATTGTTTAAGGTTGTGTACAGTACAGCAAACTCTTTTGATGCTCTCCTCATGCTCATTTTCCCTTGACCATGGCCTTTACTGCATTTTCCAGGAAAATGGAACTGTATTTGCACCTTTCAATGGACCCAAGCTTTTTGACATATGTTTTCACCAAGGTTGTTATTACCCTATAACAAGACAACTTTCCATATAAAGCACTATAACTTCAAAATAGTTTTACTTAAAAATTTATGTAAATGTTCATATGATACCCAACCAACTAAGGAATAGTTAACAGTATTAATTTACTCTATTTGTACAGCCTTTGGAACCGAGCAAGGTGACACAgtggcttagcacactggactcgcatttgggaggatgatgctcCAAACCCACttctggccaccctgatttaggttttctgtgatttacctaaatcacttcaggcaaatgttgggatggttcctttgaaaggacatggccaacttccttccccatcttccctGATCCAtgattgtgctccatctctaatgacctcaatgtcagtgggacattaaacactactcTCATCCTCCTCCCTGCCTGTAAAACTTTTCATCTGTAGTTTTCACTGTtaacttttctacatgcaatagACTGTTTTTCACAACATTTACTGGCCAATTGTAGGTGACACCTGAGCGAATCCTCGGCACTCAACTAAGTAAACAAAAATGTTACCTTTGTTAATACATTGCACGTTGGCTCCATTATTGTTGCAGTTTTACACGAGAGTTCAACTACAGGCCAAATAATCACTATTGCCCCACTAGTCAGTATTGCTCCATTCCATGGTACTCTCTCATGACACATCACAAAGTCCTAAAATACTGACACTATAtcttttcatttccttcttcacaTTTTCTAGTTTATCTTTCTCGTTCATCATTCCCATATTCCAAGTGTAGTGCCAATGGATCGTGCTGACAAGGAGCAAACTGACACAGGAGCGTACTACCAAAATCACCTGATGAGGTCACAGGAACCTGTCAAGATGAAACATTGCACGAACCTATCCAAAGAAGCATTTCCACTCTGTGGCTCCATTGTATGTCAGATAGCTACAGAATGACAACAAGATTAATTTCAAAATGGCATTTTTCCTGAACACAGAAAACACAGATTATTACAACCAACATCACTGTCAAGTCACCCatcattgggaaaaatgtgttaATTGAAGGGTGAATGTGATGAATATGTACAGAAGGAGTAATACACTCAGCAAACTTGAAGGTCTCCACTTTTTTATAAGTGACAAAGCCTTGTGACTACGCctcataatcattcttcccatgcaccttTCCTGAACTGAACAAATGCTACTCAAAGTATTCCCAACACTGTACTATGGCTTTCAGACTACAAATGTAGTCTTTTCTTTTGTCCTTTTTCAAATTACATGATTAATCAAAAATTTTGGTCACTACTTGTAGATCAAGCATGATTTCATTTTAAAAACTGTATGTTTTTCAGGCCAAAAAACCTGCACGTTTTGCTGTGGGTGACACAGAGGTGGAGCAACATGGTGCAGACAGGTTTAGACGGAGGTACCTGTCCCGTGTAGGCGGCGGGGCAGCACGAGAGGGTGGTGGGCTATCAGAAGCACAGAAGCCTCTGCAGCAGCTCAGGGAACAGGAGCGCCTCAAGAGGCAGCGATTGAAGGCCAGGCAACGTGACAGGTCCAACATACTGGCCAACACACTCGCACTTGCCTTCCCAGATATGGTCAGGGCGGAGACCCAGGTGGAGGAAGCCGTACTCGAAGAGGTGCAGTCAGAGCGCCAGATTGAAGAACTCAAGATGCTCTTCATTGAAGACTACCAGGTTAGTAGCCTTCAGAAGCATTCTAACAAATCTCCTCCCAAAGTGTACCAGGGACAACTTATGAGGTCCAGAAACCCCCTACCCACCCCAAAGCAAAAACAGCTGAATTGCAGATCAGATGAATGGGCTCTTTGGAGGAAACTACAAGGTCAATAGTCCTCCCTTCTGAGGGTGGTTATGATTGTGACCAAGGTGCAGCAAGCCTTCCAGAAATAGGGGCTGTTGAATGAATTCAAGATGCTCTTTGTGGAAGATCACCCAGTGAGTAATTTTCAGATATAAGACATTCTGATCAATCTCTTCCAAAACATGATAATGACCAACATCAAACCAGAGTAGAGTCTGAGGAAGGGGAAGTAGTGCTCAGATAGGTGCAGTCAGTCTGCCAAAAGCTGAATTCAATAGCAGAATACAATGTGGTCTTCATTGAAGACTACCAGGTTAGTATCCTCAAAGGCGGTCCAATAAGACTCCTTCCCTAGATGACCAGGGCTGACTGTGAGATCAAGAAGTCACCCCTCATGCTAAAGCAGTTGAATCATCAGACCAACTAAACAAACTCTTTGAAGGAAACTACCAGGTCAGTAGCTCCA
This Schistocerca nitens isolate TAMUIC-IGC-003100 chromosome 1, iqSchNite1.1, whole genome shotgun sequence DNA region includes the following protein-coding sequences:
- the LOC126204580 gene encoding uncharacterized protein LOC126204580, with the translated sequence MAMPRRVDRAKVHVRSRLAKKPARFAVGDTEVEQHGADRFRRRYLSRVGGGAAREGGGLSEAQKPLQQLREQERLKRQRLKARQRDRSNILANTLALAFPDMVRAETQVEEAVLEEVQSERQIEELKMLFIEDYQDCEEDALNIITEHGFEYEFDWLKFLAEGELRHRILRGQFGVDTTDNMMFSEMNVLVGRRTAPPEAMETIEEKLSSKEQKEPEESEEPDLPEADQ